In Providencia zhijiangensis, a single window of DNA contains:
- a CDS encoding aminoglycoside 6-adenylyltransferase, which translates to MESPATLLNKIISISLLEPRIEAVILTGSRGRELDIDGYSDIDIELIGHGVTALFNDKQWVSLIANPLIALHLENGGENEPENPTCLVIYEEGRKVDFTFAEPSRLLKMQQQGLDSTYSRGFMVLLDKTGITDALPSPNPSVLKPAPLSGHQFNELITDFWFEAHQVAIALTRNELWSAWSRSTDMKRFFLSLLEQTVAHGNTQHDVWYNGKHYQQWMPEHVIQATETIFDCGTAQKAALSLHCLMGHFMEAMTEAIELFGYQDNRAVGLKVQEIVIGILKDNGLIPENLE; encoded by the coding sequence ATGGAATCACCTGCAACGCTATTAAATAAAATAATTTCTATTTCATTACTCGAACCTAGAATTGAAGCCGTCATACTGACGGGCTCTAGAGGACGAGAATTAGACATCGATGGCTATTCAGACATTGATATTGAACTTATTGGTCATGGTGTGACTGCACTTTTCAATGATAAGCAATGGGTTAGCCTTATTGCCAATCCATTAATCGCATTACATTTAGAAAATGGTGGTGAAAATGAGCCAGAAAATCCCACCTGTTTAGTGATTTATGAAGAAGGACGCAAAGTTGATTTTACATTTGCAGAACCTTCTCGATTACTCAAAATGCAGCAACAAGGGTTAGATAGTACTTACTCACGTGGTTTTATGGTGCTATTAGATAAAACTGGGATCACAGATGCACTACCGTCACCCAACCCTAGCGTATTAAAGCCCGCGCCGTTGAGTGGGCATCAGTTTAATGAGCTGATTACGGATTTTTGGTTTGAGGCTCACCAAGTGGCAATTGCATTAACGCGTAATGAGCTATGGAGCGCTTGGTCAAGAAGTACTGACATGAAACGTTTCTTTCTCAGCTTACTTGAGCAAACTGTTGCTCATGGAAATACACAACACGATGTTTGGTATAACGGTAAACATTACCAACAATGGATGCCAGAGCATGTTATTCAAGCTACTGAAACGATTTTTGACTGCGGTACTGCGCAAAAAGCTGCATTATCTCTACATTGCTTGATGGGTCATTTTATGGAAGCGATGACTGAGGCCATTGAACTGTTTGGTTATCAAGATAACCGTGCGGTGGGTTTAAAAGTGCAAGAAATCGTTATCGGGATCTTAAAGGATAATGGGTTAATTCCTGAAAATCTGGAATAA